In Solanum lycopersicum chromosome 3, SLM_r2.1, the genomic stretch actataaaaCCTTATGATTATATTTGTTGAGATTTTAGTAAATAACTCATTTTTCCCCACACTCACTTCTAATTTCTTTTCACaaacaaaaacatgaaattccactacttatattatttttgtcgGTGTAACAAGACATGCTAGAAGtttatctaataaatatatattagcaCCATTTCGGAAAAATACTCTAAtagtaaattataatatttatatacatgtaaaaagatattttactaAAATCGAATAGtaatatcaaaattatgtgataaaatgattctatgaaattgaaaattaaatttatatggcttaagtcatctgtaaccccttaaagttgttctctaattcatttagacacctcaactggGGCTAGTACCCATTAAACACTTTAacctttaaaaatttatatcaattagACACAAAATGTCTATcactacaaaaacaaaaatgcgTGAAgtacaaacacaaatatataacaaatatacCAATAAAACAATGACACGTGACggtcaaattcaattttttaaaaagttctttttaaaaatccaaaaataattttaagaatataaaattaactcTTCTAATTAACTCCCCCACCCCACCCTCTCATCTTTTTCGTTACCCCATTCTGCCGGCCTTAACACGCTAATAGAACATCACCTCATTCTTTCATTCCGTTCTATCAACATCGACAACGCCTCCTACGTAATGCCTTCATCTTCTTTCTATTGACAAATATTTATCACAGTTACAAGAAACAATTATAAacgtttttcaaaaaaatttattccatTTTCTTTCATCGAAATAAATAGAGTTCAagccaaaatatttaaaacttgtaaaaaagagggaaaatggTAGAATAGTTGGAGGGTGAGAGGAAGTTGGTGGCATGGGAAGTAACCATGGTGGATGGAAATCGTTGGGGCTGTTCCTACGAAGAagacatctttttattttattttattgttacgTGATTGTTTTTGGTTTCTTCATTAATTAAAATGTCAAGTCAATGatgtaaaaaaaaagtacttttccaaaaaaataaaatgaaaaatgttatttgaACATCTTCACGCGCCCATGGAAAGTGAAGTACACATTATTTGCTACATCAATATTTTGTGCTTAATAGATATACATTTTGCATATTTAAGTGTTCAATAGATACCAGTTCTAGTTGAGATATCTAAATGAATTATAGGACAACTTTAAGAGGCTACAGATGAATTAAGCCTATttgtaaataacaaaattataagataaaataatacaattgtgactgaatattaattattcaattatctAACATTCAAACAAAAGGAATATATAACCATATATATGTCAAGATTGAAGTAGATCAATATTTTTTCCtcttgcaaatatttttttgttggggttAAAAAGGAACATATTAGTTggaccattttttttaatttttttttaaataatggtTATTTTTCATGATTAAAACCCAATTTAAATTGTGGGCCGGGCAAAACCCTGTATATATAGCAGTAGTATCAGATAAACCCCTTTGTCAATTCCATACGCATAAATCATAATATCTTTCTCAACCCCCAAAGACCAAGAACACTAACTCACAGCCATGGCTTCTTTGTCTATAGACATAGCCACCACCTTTATGGGACTGGCCAAGCGTCAGACCCCACAGTTCTATGGTCTTCGTACAGCAGTGTTCCCAACTTTGTGGAAAACAAGCAAATGTCAGAGGTTCAGTTTATCCACTAGTTCCTCTTCGAGAATTAGTGTTGCAATCAATACTTCTTCAAAACCAAACAGATTCTCTCGCGGATTTACTGTTTCTGCTACATCTACTTCCGCCCCGCAAAGCGAGGACTCTGATATCTTAACCAagattcctcaagataatcgaATTCCAGCTACCATTATCACTGGTTTCTTGGGTTCTGGGaaagtatgttttttttcttttactactTCTTGATATTCTTGGTTTTTCTTAGTACTTCTTGTTTTTACCCCATACTGCTTAAATTTCTTTTGGTCAGTTAATAGTTCATTCTATTTGATGATACTAATATCAGTAATAGACTAATGAGGGAAATAGGAAGCTTCAATATGTACTGTGTTTGGCTGTTTTTGGGGTTTCATTTGTGAGACAAATTTCTCCTTTGTCTTGTCTTCTCTACCACGTGAAATCAGTGTATCCTGTCTTCCATTttcattagtattttttttcaaagattttgGGAAGAGGGGTTTTCTTTCACTTATTTGAAACACTTTCAGTTGGTCTGAGACTTTTATCTGGACCTCAAATGACAAGCCTTAAAAAAGCAAATGAATTTGATTCTATAACTTTCCGGGCATGTTAGTGAGAAAGGAAATTTAACTGTCAATGAAACACATAgttagattatttatttttttatagtaaaatgGACATAGCTTAAAGTTTTTTCAATTATCTATTATCTAATACAAATCTGATGTTGCAGACTACCTTATTAAATCACATATTGACTGCGGATCATGGCAAGCGCATTGCTGTTATAGAGAATGAGGTATGTAAATGGATTGGATAATCTTAATATTGCAGTGCTTATTTGTTCTCATGTGTTGGTAAGATTTTAGGCGTACTGTATGCTTGTATCCAATCAATGTGTAgcatattattttatctttccCCTCCCAAGGGGGTTTCTACAATAATCTTGTCATAGGTAGGGATTGTCTGGAATCTGAATTATTATGTCTATCATATATCATGCAGTATGGTGAAGTGGATATTGATGGTTCTTTGGTTGCTGCAAAAACTGCTGGGGCGGAGGAGATTATGATGCTTAACAATGGGTGTCTCTGTTGCACTGTGAGGGGTGATCTAGTTAGAATGATCGCAGAGTTGGTCAGtagaaagaaagggaaatttgACCATATTGTCATAGAGACTACAGGTAAGCAACTGATGAGATTCATTGGAATTGTTCTAGTGCATTTTTTGAAGTTGAGTATCCAGGATTTCTCGGCTGTCTACTTCAGGCATTTGATTACAATCTGCTTGCTTCTATCTTTATGCTTTCTTACACAACTAACCCAAAGGGTCTCACTTCATTTGATACCATTGTTGGTTCTCTTGTGTTGATTTTGCAGGATTGGCAAATCCTGCACCAATTATTCAAACTTTCTACGCGGAGGATCAGGTTTTCAATGATGTTAAGTTGGATGGTGTTGTTACACTGGTTGATTCTAAACATGTTGGTTTTCACTTGGATGAGACTAAGCCAAAAGGTGTCGTCAATGAAGCAGTTGAGCAAATAGCTTATGCTGACCGTattataattaacaaggtaCATGTCTCTCTATGTAGTGATGGATTCCATCTCAAATACTTATCTTCCTGTAAGGTACTCTTTTCCATAATAGCATTCGATGCTCTAGAGTTGCCAGAGACACAAATTATCCCAGATCTGTTGATATTTTACTATTTCAggatttcaaaattaaaaatcattgcTAACCgaacaaatttttaaaaggcATTGAGGATATATCTGTTAATGCTGCTTCCTGTCAAGtgtttttttgttaaatcagTGTGCTCCACAAATTTTTGCTTCCTTGTGGATGTGATATGGTTGAGAGTTTTTTATCTGCAAGTGGAGGTTACCTGAGATATAGATTGAGTAATTGAGTTTGTTGTATGGAATTTTAGATTAAGCTTGGACATCCATCTCACTGTAATCTGACAAATGCTTTTCATATCCTTGCCAGACTGATCTTGTTGGTGATTCTGAAGTTTCTTCTTTGATTCAGCGAATTAAGGTTGGTATTGCTGATTTTAATTTGACATAATATTTAGCTGTCAATCTTTCATTAAGCTCTAATGGTGAATGACAGAACATAAATAAGATGGCTCATTTGAAGAGGACACAGTTTGGAAAAGTCGATTTGGACTATGTCCTAGGGATTGGAGGCTTTGATTTGGAAAGGTCCGACTTCTTCCCTTTTTGATGTGTATACATATCTGTAAATCTCATGTGCTTATATAGTTCCTTCTTCTTTTCTGCACCATGCCTTTAGAAGGTATTATCATGCTTCAACTTCCTAATTAATATCTTTTAGCTCCCattgttcattttttcttaCAGAAAAAGCACTAAGATTTTTGCTTTTCCTAGTTGATGTCCTAACATGTAGAATCCACTGTCATTACCTAGTTGATTTCCTAACTTGTAGAATCCAATGGCTTAGTTAGACTTAGCATCAAGCCGATGATTTCTTTGAGGACATTCTTAAATGTGCATGTCTATTGTTATGTCTTGCATTTTGTGAAGAATAGCATGTATGTCATACTAATAACTACTGTTAATAATTGGTCAAGTTGttatttacaaaaaagaaagtaaataatTGGTCAATTTCATTAATAGTATGTTAAACTGAAACTTGTTCTTTTCCCCAGAAAAAAGGtattcaaaatttggatttgcTTGTCAAGTTCCCAGTATTCTTCCAAACGATGTGAAGTATATCAGATGCCAAACTCATTCTAAACCATATCAGTATTTTATTGTCAGTTTTCTTAGAAAGGAGGTCCTGGGGAATCAGTAAACCTGCACTAGTTAATCCCTTGGGGGCTGGCAGCAGAGGAAATATCCTAGGAGAAGGGagggaaaatttttaattagagaTATAAAGGTAGAGACCCTACGGCTTTGCTCTGGTGGTAAACACAACTTGTGATATGTATGTGGACTAGGCGCACGTAACAAGTTCGAATCTTGCGGCAAACAATAGCCTAATGTTTAAGTGGAGAAGGTAGAGGGGTGGACTCAATATCCACGGAGTTTCGAACCTTGCGATTTTTTGCTAACCATTGAGCCAACTTGCgcacacctcgactaattccacaAAATATTTGCCACCTCCCACCACCTGTGTATCAGGTAACTCTGCTCCTCAAGACTTGGACTAATGGGATGAAATCACATGGTGTTTTTGTCTCTATTGAgattcgaacttgagacctcatTGTTTTCAACCCACTTCATTGACTACTAGGCCACACCCTTAGGTGCTGAATTGTGGAATATATTCTTCGAATATGATCCTTTTTTGTGAATATAAACATTTACAAAGAGCAATATCAGTTATATAGGCTTTTGTTTCATAACCCACTGATGTTTTAGTCAAGGTCTTGATCTTCAGCTAATGATAATTGATTTAACTCTTTTAAAGGTCTTTTTTACCATGGAAAATTGTACTGCTGAAAGCACTGTTATACGTCAGATATACTTGTAATCATTTAATAGATGTCTTTTTTTCTTAGATTGATTTTGCTTCAGCAAGTCCTTATGTTACTGGACGATTGCTTACATTTTATTACATTCATGTAGAATTGAGAGTTCGGTTGGTGCTGAAGGTTCTAAGGAGGACCATACTGGCCATGA encodes the following:
- the LOC101260218 gene encoding uncharacterized protein, which encodes MASLSIDIATTFMGLAKRQTPQFYGLRTAVFPTLWKTSKCQRFSLSTSSSSRISVAINTSSKPNRFSRGFTVSATSTSAPQSEDSDILTKIPQDNRIPATIITGFLGSGKTTLLNHILTADHGKRIAVIENEYGEVDIDGSLVAAKTAGAEEIMMLNNGCLCCTVRGDLVRMIAELVSRKKGKFDHIVIETTGLANPAPIIQTFYAEDQVFNDVKLDGVVTLVDSKHVGFHLDETKPKGVVNEAVEQIAYADRIIINKTDLVGDSEVSSLIQRIKNINKMAHLKRTQFGKVDLDYVLGIGGFDLERIESSVGAEGSKEDHTGHDHDHDHDHHHHHDHDHDHEHDHKHEHHDHHHSHDHTHDPGVSSVSIVCEGTLDLEKANMWLGTLLMERSDDIYRMKGLLSVEGMDERFVFQGVHDIFQGSPDRPWKSDEPRTNKIVFIGKNLDAKELEEGFKACLT